AGTGTGCCGCGCAGGCGACGATCCGGGTAGCGGCCGGTGCGGATGAGACCCGTCTGCCGGAACGGACTGTGCCGACCATCCCGGAAAGGGTGAGTCGAACGGCGGAGAACGGCGGACATCACCGCCGAGCCTCACCCGTTCAGCGCAAAACTCACCTGAAAGTGCCGTCGCCGTCCTGCTGTCGTTCTCCCGTTCCGACATTCCGGGCGGATATGTCCGATTCGCCGTCCGAGGACATCGTCTCGGCGCGGGCGAGACCGGTGGCCGCGATCGGGGGATGCAGAACGGCGCGGTGCACGATTTCGGCGTCGCCGCCCTCGGTGTCGGCGATTCCAGCGTCGGCGATCCCGGAGTCGGCGATCCCGCAGTCCGAGGCTCCGAAGTCCACGACGCCGGGGCCGCCGTCCCCGGGGCGTACGAGATACGGTTCGACTGCCGTGTCCTCGACTCCCGCACCGGTGGGGGCGGCTCGCCGCGCGGCCTCGGGCGGCACGGAGTTCGACGGCGCGCCGTCCGAGCTCATCCCGTCGCAGGTCGCCCCGTCCGAGGTCGTCCCATCCGAGGTCGCCCCGTCCGAGGCCGCGGCATCCGGCGCCGACCTGGCAGGGTCCGAACCGACAGGGTCCGACACGGCGCCCTGTGCCTCGGCGGTCGCCGCGTCCGGCACCGCCGCCGTCCCCCCGGCTGTCGTCGGCGAGCCGACATCGGGGAGACCCGCCTCATCCGAGCCCGACTCCGGCCCCGGCCCCCTCGCCGTCGTGTCCTCGTCGAGGGGCGGCCGGTACCGCCAGACCGCGGGCATCAGCAACGCGCCCACGATCGTCAGCACCACCACCAGCACGCCGCCGCCCGCCGTGGCGGCCGCGGTGCCGACCGACGCTCCCGCGGCGCCGTGCACCACGTCGGCCAGTCGCGGGCCGCCCGCCACCACCACGAGGAACACGCCCTGAGTCCGGCCTCGCATGTCGTCGGTGGCGACCGTCTGCAACAACGCGCCCCGATAGATCGTGCCCACCAGGTCGGCCGCACCACCGACCGCCAGGAACAGCACGGCAAGCCACAACGAGTCGGCGAGCCCGAAGCCGACGACGGCGACCCCCCAGCACAGGCCGGCGATCACCAGCCCGGCGCCCTGCCGTCGTATCCGGGTCACCCAGCCGGAGAAGAGACCGAACAGGAGGCCGCCGAGCGGCAGGGCGGCATACAACAGGCCCAGCGCCGGGCCGCCGCCGGGCGGGTCCCCGAAGGTCCGTTCGGCCATCTCCGGGAACAACGCCCTCGGCAGCCCGAACACCATGGCGATCACGTCGAGGAGGAGGACCGCGACCAGGACGGTATGTGTCCGCATGTAGCGCATGCCGTCGAGGACCGACCGAAGCCCGGGCCGTCTCGGCGCGGAGGCCGACGGCGGCATCGCGGGCAGCCGCCACACCGCCGCGAGCGCCACCAGCAGCAGGAGGGCGTCGACCAGGTACAGCGTGGAGAGGCCTACGAAGGGCAGCAGGATGCCCGCGAGCAGCGGGCCCACCACGGCCCCGAGCTGCGCGACGGTCGCCGTCAACGCCTGCGCCGCCGGGAGCTGTGCGGTGGAGACCAGCCGCGCCACCGATGCCGTCCTGGCGGGCATGTTCACCGCGAAGAACGACTGTTGCAGGGCGTACAGCAGCAGAACCGTCCACACCGAGTCGGTGTTCACGGCGGCCGCGGCCCACAACATCAGCCCCGTGGCCGCGATGCCGAGATTGGTGACGATCATCAGCTTGCGGCGGTCGACGGTGTCGGCGATCGCGCCGCCCCACAGCCCGAAGACGAGCAGCGGGACCAGGCCGAACAGGCCGGTCAGGCCGACCCAGCCCGACGAGCCGGTGATGTCGAAGATCTGCTTGGGCACCGCCACGGCGGCGAACTGCGAACCGACGGCGGTGACCACGGTCGACGTCCAGAGCCGTCGGAAGGGCGCGATCCGCAGCGGCTCCGTGTCCAGCATCAGCCTGCCGAGCCTGCCGCGCCGCCGACGAGACGGTGTGGGCGACGTCGATGCCTCGTCGTCGTCCCGTGCCTGCCCACTCACCACCGCAGCCTAATGCCCTTAGCGATGCGAAGGACTACTGGCAGGACCGCCGCGCACACGACGACCTACGGGTTCCGGGGTCGCGCCGCCTCGCCTCGGCGACGAAAGCCCCGCCGACACGAGCGATCGCGGCAGACGATCCGCAGGCCGTCACGGCGGGGCCCTCACGTGGTGGGCCATGGTGTCGGCCCGGTGGTCGGTTCAGGGCGCGATGCGCTCCACCCGCCAGCCGTCCCGGTCCTGGCGATAGCGGAGTCGGTCGTGGAGCCGGTCCGGCCTGCCCTGCCAGAACTCCACGACCTCCGGACGGATTCGCCACCCGCCCCAGTGCGGCGGCACCGGCACGTTCTCGACGTCGGCGAAGCGCCGCTGCACGGCCGTCAACGCCGAGTCCAGGCTGCCGCGCCCGCTGACCACGGTCGACTGCGGCGACGCCCAGGCTCCGAGCTGGGCACCGCGCGGGCGCTGTGCCCAATACGCGGCCGTCTCGGCGTTGTCCACCTTCTCCACCTGTCCGCGCACCGTCGCCTGCCGTTGCATGGCGATCCACGGGAACGTCGCGGAGGCGTATCGGGTCGCGGCCAGCTCGTGGCTCTTGGTGGAGGTGAAGTTGGTGAAGAACACGAGACCGCGCTCGTCGAGCAGCTTCGCGAGCACCGTGCGCGACGAGGGCCT
This genomic stretch from Actinoalloteichus hoggarensis harbors:
- the pdxH gene encoding pyridoxamine 5'-phosphate oxidase → MSEMNVVLPSMRVAYEEGTLGEEQLAGTWFAQLRHWLDEAAAAGLPEPNAMVLATADPTGRPSSRTVLAKLLDERGLVFFTNFTSTKSHELAATRYASATFPWIAMQRQATVRGQVEKVDNAETAAYWAQRPRGAQLGAWASPQSTVVSGRGSLDSALTAVQRRFADVENVPVPPHWGGWRIRPEVVEFWQGRPDRLHDRLRYRQDRDGWRVERIAP
- a CDS encoding MFS transporter — translated: MSGQARDDDEASTSPTPSRRRRGRLGRLMLDTEPLRIAPFRRLWTSTVVTAVGSQFAAVAVPKQIFDITGSSGWVGLTGLFGLVPLLVFGLWGGAIADTVDRRKLMIVTNLGIAATGLMLWAAAAVNTDSVWTVLLLYALQQSFFAVNMPARTASVARLVSTAQLPAAQALTATVAQLGAVVGPLLAGILLPFVGLSTLYLVDALLLLVALAAVWRLPAMPPSASAPRRPGLRSVLDGMRYMRTHTVLVAVLLLDVIAMVFGLPRALFPEMAERTFGDPPGGGPALGLLYAALPLGGLLFGLFSGWVTRIRRQGAGLVIAGLCWGVAVVGFGLADSLWLAVLFLAVGGAADLVGTIYRGALLQTVATDDMRGRTQGVFLVVVAGGPRLADVVHGAAGASVGTAAATAGGGVLVVVLTIVGALLMPAVWRYRPPLDEDTTARGPGPESGSDEAGLPDVGSPTTAGGTAAVPDAATAEAQGAVSDPVGSDPARSAPDAAASDGATSDGTTSDGATCDGMSSDGAPSNSVPPEAARRAAPTGAGVEDTAVEPYLVRPGDGGPGVVDFGASDCGIADSGIADAGIADTEGGDAEIVHRAVLHPPIAATGLARAETMSSDGESDISARNVGTGERQQDGDGTFR